The Terriglobus tenax genome contains a region encoding:
- the hslU gene encoding ATP-dependent protease ATPase subunit HslU, translating into MAIYLPGAAEDQALALDDLTPREIVAELDKYVVGQKAAKRAVAVALRNRMRRQKLSPDLADEIMPKNIIMIGPTGVGKTEIARRLAKLTNSPFLKVEASKFTEVGYVGRDVESIVRDLVEIAIDMVREEKLEEIEDKAELAAEERLLDILLPPAPPVVPQPSPNTAATPEAHLVLEGTTDGAKAPHSADAQTSREKLRLQFREGKLDDRTVEIDVRDKNGPSFEIISSQGQDEMDINLKDMIPGLFAPRTKKRKMKVPEAFDYFVQEEEQRLIDMDQVTRQAVERVEDSGMVFLDEIDKIAGREGGHGPDVSREGVQRDILPIVEGTTVSTKYGMVSTDHILFIAAGAFHVSKPSDLIPELQGRFPIRVELQSLTVEDFIKILTEPKSSLTKQYTALLETEGVKLEFTPESLREMAEFAFRVNETTENIGARRLHTIMERVLDEISFQAPDLFKEPKIEGQPELPVEDRPTLAGPVEKVIVIGPEYVKQQVASIVKNEDLSRYIL; encoded by the coding sequence ATGGCCATCTATCTTCCCGGCGCCGCCGAAGACCAGGCGCTTGCACTCGACGACCTCACGCCCCGCGAAATCGTTGCGGAGCTGGACAAGTACGTCGTCGGCCAGAAGGCCGCCAAGCGCGCCGTCGCCGTCGCCCTGCGCAACCGCATGCGCCGCCAGAAGCTGTCGCCCGATCTAGCCGACGAGATCATGCCGAAGAACATCATCATGATCGGGCCTACGGGTGTCGGCAAAACCGAAATCGCCCGCCGCCTGGCCAAGCTGACCAACTCCCCCTTTCTCAAGGTGGAGGCCAGCAAGTTCACCGAAGTGGGCTATGTAGGCCGCGATGTCGAATCCATCGTGCGCGACCTGGTCGAGATCGCCATCGACATGGTGCGCGAAGAGAAGCTGGAAGAGATCGAGGACAAGGCCGAGCTCGCCGCCGAAGAGCGTCTGCTCGATATCCTGCTGCCTCCCGCTCCGCCCGTCGTGCCACAGCCGTCTCCGAATACCGCCGCGACCCCGGAAGCTCACCTGGTTCTGGAAGGCACGACGGATGGCGCGAAAGCGCCTCACTCGGCGGACGCACAGACCTCACGCGAGAAGCTGCGCCTGCAGTTCCGTGAGGGCAAGCTGGACGACCGCACCGTCGAGATCGACGTTCGTGACAAGAACGGCCCGTCGTTTGAGATCATCTCCAGCCAGGGACAGGATGAGATGGACATCAACCTGAAGGACATGATCCCCGGCTTGTTCGCTCCGCGCACCAAGAAGCGCAAGATGAAGGTGCCAGAGGCCTTCGATTACTTTGTGCAGGAAGAAGAGCAGCGCCTCATCGACATGGACCAGGTCACGCGCCAGGCCGTCGAGCGTGTCGAAGACTCCGGCATGGTCTTCCTTGACGAAATCGACAAGATCGCCGGCCGCGAAGGCGGCCACGGCCCCGATGTCTCCCGCGAGGGCGTGCAGCGCGACATTCTGCCCATCGTCGAAGGCACGACCGTCTCGACCAAGTACGGCATGGTCTCCACCGACCACATTCTGTTCATCGCCGCTGGAGCCTTCCACGTCTCCAAGCCCAGCGACCTGATTCCGGAGCTGCAGGGCCGCTTCCCCATCCGCGTGGAACTGCAGTCGCTCACGGTCGAGGACTTCATCAAGATCCTTACCGAGCCGAAGTCGTCTTTGACCAAGCAGTACACCGCTCTGCTGGAGACCGAAGGTGTGAAGCTCGAGTTCACCCCCGAGTCCCTGCGCGAGATGGCAGAGTTCGCCTTCCGCGTAAACGAGACGACCGAGAACATCGGTGCGCGCCGCCTGCACACCATCATGGAGCGCGTTCTGGATGAGATCAGCTTCCAGGCGCCCGACCTGTTCAAGGAACCGAAGATCGAAGGCCAGCCTGAACTTCCGGTCGAGGACCGTCCCACGCTGGCTGGCCCAGTGGAAAAGGTCATCGTCATTGGCCCTGAGTATGTGAAGCAGCAGGTCGCCAGCATTGTGAAGAACGAAGACCTGAGCCGCTACATTTTGTAA
- a CDS encoding FmdE family protein: MAKKVYHNPMLSLDELLKEAEAAHGHLCAGQILGVRMAMLACTRLGIDEPYGKDRKRLVTWVEIDRCATDAIGVVTGCRLGKRALKPVDYGKMAATFADLSLPLGGDRYKAIRVCALESSKQRAKDLYPHIEPKNTQQMLAYREMPEADLFTEEWVSVHLPPKEFPGYKGERVACAVCGEGINYDRFVVRDEKTLCRACATVAERYYQPL, translated from the coding sequence GTGGCAAAGAAGGTCTACCATAACCCCATGCTTTCTCTGGATGAGCTGCTCAAAGAAGCCGAGGCCGCGCACGGACACCTCTGCGCCGGACAGATTCTGGGCGTACGCATGGCCATGCTGGCCTGTACCCGGCTGGGCATTGACGAGCCGTACGGCAAAGACCGTAAGCGGCTGGTGACCTGGGTGGAGATTGACCGCTGCGCCACCGACGCCATCGGGGTGGTGACCGGCTGCCGCCTGGGAAAGCGCGCACTCAAGCCGGTCGACTACGGCAAGATGGCGGCGACCTTTGCCGACCTGTCCCTGCCGCTGGGGGGCGACCGCTATAAAGCCATTCGCGTCTGTGCGCTGGAAAGCAGCAAGCAGCGGGCAAAGGACCTTTATCCCCACATTGAACCGAAGAACACGCAGCAGATGCTGGCCTATCGCGAGATGCCCGAGGCCGACCTGTTCACGGAAGAATGGGTCTCCGTCCACCTGCCGCCGAAGGAATTTCCCGGTTACAAAGGGGAGCGCGTGGCCTGCGCCGTCTGTGGCGAAGGCATTAACTATGACCGGTTTGTTGTAAGAGATGAAAAGACCTTGTGCCGCGCCTGCGCCACTGTGGCTGAACGGTATTACCAGCCGCTTTAG
- a CDS encoding valine--tRNA ligase, whose product MPQELAKAYDPTSIEERWARYWIEERLFDVPTPTPGTSADIKKFVQLLPPPNVTGRLHMGHMLNQTEMDILARWHRMKGERSLWVPGTDHAGIATQMMVERQLAAENTTRQQLGREAFEQRVWQWKQEYGGAITGQMRRLGASVDWSREYFTMDENLSTAVKEAFVRLYEQGLIYRGSYIVNWCPQQQTAVSDLEVVHEEQAGKIYHIRYDLADGTGSITIATTRPETMLGDVAVAVNPNDERYQAMIGRMLVLPLVGREIPVVADDWANPEFGTGAVKVTPAHDPNDFEIGKRHNLPNLNIMDETAHILLAGSPYNGLDRYDAREKIVADLEALGNLVAIKDHNNSIGRCDRCKAIVEPRLSMQWFIKIQPLADKAIAAVEEGHIKFTPEMYAKTYFEWMRNIHDWCISRQLWWGHRIPAWHCRHCHEITVSRETPAACKACGATDLVQETDVLDTWFSSGLLPFTIFGWPKHDAQLEAFYPTELLVTGFDILFFWVARMVMLGTHFMLDVPMPDGSQRTLKDSVPFKEVYIHGLVRDADRQKMSKTKGNVINPIEIIERFGTDAVRYTLASQASPGTDIAFNEQRTEGYRAFANKIWNAARFLFMNIEKAKEAGYNIRLGENLPVTVLPAGTPLETRWIFARLSAVSAEVETALNNYRFDEASAAVYQFFWGEFCDWYLELVKLRLNFDQPGNAETAITLASLVGVFEAALRLLSPFMPFITEEVWHALYDNEPYAKSIALARYPQPSDFPAEKDAEENMVLLQELIVAIRGLRKDASVPEKEFAPVRIFTDIKTQAILDANREMLSRLARVDGVEFLEGSLSGANVRSTAKFDVAVVYERQVDVAAETERLTKEIAKLTKGLEAAAKQLGNEAFVAKAPAAVVDGLKKQQAETQLLYDKAKTALDALTK is encoded by the coding sequence ATGCCGCAGGAACTCGCAAAAGCTTACGATCCGACATCGATTGAAGAACGTTGGGCCCGCTACTGGATTGAAGAACGTCTTTTTGACGTACCAACCCCTACCCCCGGTACGTCAGCCGACATAAAAAAGTTCGTTCAGCTTCTTCCACCGCCCAACGTCACCGGCCGCCTGCACATGGGCCACATGCTCAACCAGACGGAAATGGACATTCTGGCTCGCTGGCACCGCATGAAGGGCGAGCGTTCGCTGTGGGTTCCGGGCACCGACCACGCCGGCATTGCCACGCAGATGATGGTGGAGCGTCAGCTTGCCGCGGAGAACACCACCCGCCAGCAGCTTGGCCGCGAGGCCTTTGAGCAGCGCGTCTGGCAGTGGAAGCAGGAGTACGGCGGAGCCATTACCGGGCAGATGCGTCGCCTGGGCGCCTCAGTCGATTGGTCGCGTGAGTACTTCACCATGGACGAGAACCTGTCCACGGCCGTGAAGGAAGCCTTCGTCCGCCTGTATGAGCAGGGACTGATCTACCGCGGCAGTTACATCGTGAACTGGTGCCCGCAGCAGCAGACCGCCGTCAGCGATCTGGAAGTGGTTCACGAGGAGCAGGCGGGCAAGATCTACCACATCCGTTATGACCTGGCCGACGGCACAGGCTCCATCACCATCGCCACCACGCGCCCTGAGACCATGCTGGGCGACGTGGCCGTGGCCGTGAACCCGAACGATGAGCGCTACCAGGCCATGATCGGCAGGATGCTGGTACTGCCGCTCGTTGGCCGCGAGATCCCCGTTGTTGCGGATGACTGGGCCAACCCCGAGTTCGGCACCGGCGCCGTGAAGGTAACACCCGCGCACGACCCCAATGACTTCGAGATCGGCAAGCGCCACAACCTGCCGAACCTGAACATCATGGACGAGACCGCGCACATCCTTCTGGCCGGCTCACCCTACAACGGGCTGGACCGCTACGACGCACGCGAGAAGATTGTTGCCGATCTGGAAGCCCTGGGCAACCTGGTCGCCATCAAGGACCACAACAACTCCATTGGCCGCTGCGACCGCTGTAAAGCGATTGTGGAGCCGCGCCTGTCCATGCAGTGGTTCATCAAGATTCAGCCACTGGCCGACAAGGCCATCGCCGCCGTGGAAGAAGGCCACATCAAGTTCACGCCGGAGATGTACGCGAAAACCTACTTCGAGTGGATGCGAAACATCCACGACTGGTGCATCTCGCGTCAGCTCTGGTGGGGCCATCGCATTCCCGCATGGCACTGCCGCCACTGCCACGAGATCACCGTGTCCCGCGAAACGCCCGCTGCCTGCAAGGCCTGCGGAGCGACGGACCTGGTGCAGGAGACCGATGTGCTGGACACATGGTTCTCGTCCGGCCTGCTGCCCTTCACCATCTTCGGATGGCCGAAGCATGATGCGCAGCTCGAAGCCTTCTATCCCACTGAGCTTCTGGTCACCGGCTTCGACATCCTCTTCTTCTGGGTGGCCCGCATGGTCATGCTGGGTACGCACTTCATGCTCGATGTGCCGATGCCCGATGGCTCGCAGCGCACGTTGAAGGACTCCGTGCCCTTCAAGGAGGTCTACATCCACGGTCTGGTCCGCGATGCTGACCGCCAGAAGATGTCCAAGACCAAGGGCAACGTCATCAACCCGATCGAGATCATCGAGCGCTTTGGGACCGATGCCGTGCGTTACACGCTGGCCAGCCAGGCCTCGCCCGGCACCGACATCGCCTTCAACGAGCAGCGCACCGAAGGCTACCGCGCCTTCGCCAACAAGATCTGGAACGCCGCCCGTTTCCTGTTCATGAACATTGAGAAGGCGAAGGAGGCTGGCTACAACATCCGCCTGGGTGAGAACCTTCCGGTCACCGTGCTTCCGGCAGGAACACCGCTCGAAACGCGCTGGATCTTCGCACGCCTGTCGGCCGTCAGCGCCGAAGTGGAGACCGCGCTGAACAACTATCGCTTCGACGAAGCCTCCGCCGCCGTCTATCAGTTCTTCTGGGGCGAGTTCTGCGACTGGTACCTGGAGCTGGTGAAGCTGCGCCTGAACTTTGACCAGCCCGGCAACGCGGAGACAGCCATCACACTGGCCTCTCTGGTTGGCGTTTTTGAAGCTGCTCTGCGCCTGCTCTCACCCTTCATGCCCTTCATTACCGAAGAGGTGTGGCATGCGCTCTATGACAACGAGCCGTATGCCAAGTCCATTGCTCTGGCACGCTACCCGCAACCCAGCGACTTCCCAGCCGAAAAGGACGCGGAAGAGAACATGGTGCTGCTGCAGGAGCTGATCGTCGCCATCCGCGGCCTGCGCAAGGATGCCAGCGTTCCGGAGAAGGAGTTCGCTCCGGTTCGCATCTTCACCGACATCAAGACCCAGGCCATCCTGGACGCCAACCGCGAGATGCTTTCGCGGCTGGCACGCGTGGACGGTGTGGAGTTCCTGGAAGGCTCGCTCAGCGGAGCCAATGTTCGCAGCACTGCGAAGTTCGATGTGGCCGTGGTCTACGAGCGCCAGGTCGACGTTGCCGCCGAAACCGAGCGCCTGACCAAGGAGATTGCCAAGCTGACCAAGGGCCTGGAAGCTGCCGCAAAACAGCTCGGGAACGAGGCCTTCGTGGCCAAGGCTCCCGCTGCCGTGGTCGATGGTCTGAAGAAGCAGCAGGCAGAGACACAGCTCCTCTACGACAAGGCCAAGACCGCGCTGGACGCACTAACGAAGTAA
- a CDS encoding RNA polymerase sigma factor — translation MSSPHAWQTGLRRDLSAEELGLPETTNHDAIFAALVQTYARLMYRIAYAVLRNPHDAEDAVQDVFVKILRSRPTPEQEKAYLSKAAYRAALDRLPRKDTRALEEEEEFVSPAFSQEEHATALAEQKRLLLLIAALPEELRQPLVLMALEELTSREVADLLGIPEGTVRTRAQRAREELRRRFERRKP, via the coding sequence ATGAGCTCGCCGCACGCATGGCAAACCGGACTGCGCCGCGACCTCTCTGCGGAGGAGCTGGGCCTGCCGGAGACGACCAACCATGATGCGATCTTTGCCGCGCTGGTGCAGACATATGCCCGGCTGATGTACCGCATCGCCTATGCCGTTCTGCGCAACCCGCATGACGCCGAGGATGCCGTGCAGGATGTATTTGTGAAGATACTGCGTTCCCGTCCGACGCCGGAACAGGAGAAGGCCTATCTGTCGAAGGCGGCGTATCGCGCGGCGTTGGACCGCTTGCCACGCAAGGACACACGGGCGCTGGAGGAGGAAGAGGAGTTCGTCTCTCCTGCCTTCTCGCAGGAGGAGCACGCCACGGCCTTAGCAGAGCAAAAACGCCTGCTCCTCCTGATTGCCGCGCTTCCGGAGGAGCTGCGACAGCCTCTGGTGCTGATGGCTCTGGAAGAACTCACCTCGCGCGAGGTGGCCGACCTGCTCGGCATTCCGGAAGGCACGGTTCGAACGCGGGCGCAACGTGCACGCGAGGAGTTACGCAGAAGATTCGAAAGGAGGAAGCCATGA
- a CDS encoding cation diffusion facilitator family transporter, producing the protein MHVHGSPTGKTQRVLQISLVLTALYVLATLWAGIRAHSLALVGEAGHNASDFLAILLSFVAVYFQAKPANDQKTFGYQRAGVLAAFVNGLSLIVVAILIGFAAIGRLYKPVDVEAGTMMIVAALGVAMNGVVALMLWRVGRDLNLRSVFLHMLGDALSTAAVIVGGAAIEWTNLRWIDPVLSLGIAAMILWSSIGIVRETLNILLEGTPRNLCLADVREAMRDVPGVQDVHDLHVWSLGSSSYALASHVTVGDVPMQDQTGILDAIRLSLRKGFHITHTTIQFEMECCPRAEENCCAPPEEEHEGCSHTHAH; encoded by the coding sequence ATGCATGTTCACGGCAGCCCGACCGGAAAGACGCAGCGCGTTCTGCAGATTTCACTCGTACTGACGGCGCTCTATGTTCTGGCGACGCTGTGGGCCGGCATACGGGCGCACTCCCTGGCCCTGGTGGGCGAGGCCGGACACAACGCCAGCGACTTCCTTGCCATCCTGCTCAGCTTTGTCGCGGTGTATTTCCAGGCCAAGCCGGCTAATGATCAGAAGACCTTTGGCTACCAGCGCGCCGGTGTGCTGGCGGCGTTTGTGAACGGCCTGTCGCTGATCGTCGTAGCCATCCTGATCGGCTTTGCCGCCATTGGCCGGCTGTACAAACCGGTGGATGTGGAAGCCGGAACCATGATGATTGTGGCCGCCCTGGGCGTGGCCATGAATGGTGTGGTGGCGCTGATGCTGTGGCGGGTCGGCCGCGACCTGAACCTGCGCTCGGTCTTTCTGCACATGTTGGGCGACGCACTTTCCACTGCCGCCGTCATCGTCGGCGGAGCCGCGATTGAATGGACGAACCTGCGGTGGATTGACCCGGTACTGTCGCTGGGCATCGCGGCCATGATCCTGTGGTCAAGCATCGGCATCGTCCGCGAGACGCTGAATATCCTTCTGGAAGGCACGCCGCGGAATCTCTGTCTGGCTGATGTTCGTGAGGCGATGCGCGATGTTCCGGGGGTACAGGATGTGCATGACCTGCATGTCTGGAGCCTTGGCTCCTCCAGCTACGCCCTGGCCAGCCATGTAACGGTGGGCGATGTCCCCATGCAGGACCAGACGGGGATTCTGGATGCGATACGCCTCTCACTGCGCAAGGGCTTCCACATTACGCACACCACCATTCAGTTTGAGATGGAATGCTGCCCGCGCGCCGAAGAGAACTGCTGCGCTCCGCCGGAAGAAGAGCACGAAGGCTGCAGTCACACGCACGCCCACTAA
- the hslV gene encoding ATP-dependent protease subunit HslV, with product MAHPIDLSAGRIRSTTVICVRRNGRVVMAADGQVTLGSSVLKHSAKKIRRLYQDKVLAGFAGSTADAFSLFSRFESKLEQFAGNLGRAAVELAKDWRTDKMLRQLEALLIVADLNQTFLLSGTGDVIDPDEGICAIGSGGSYAQAAARALYQNTELDAREIAEKSMKIAGDICIYTNQTFTIEELKSGS from the coding sequence ATGGCGCACCCGATCGACCTCTCGGCCGGACGCATCCGGTCCACTACTGTCATCTGCGTGCGCCGCAATGGCCGCGTTGTCATGGCCGCCGACGGCCAGGTCACCCTGGGCTCGTCCGTTCTGAAGCACTCGGCCAAAAAGATCCGCCGCCTGTACCAGGACAAGGTTCTCGCCGGCTTTGCCGGTTCCACCGCCGACGCCTTCTCGCTCTTCAGCCGCTTCGAGTCCAAGCTGGAGCAGTTTGCCGGCAACCTGGGCCGTGCAGCCGTAGAGCTGGCCAAGGACTGGCGTACCGACAAGATGCTGCGTCAGCTGGAAGCCCTGCTGATCGTCGCTGACCTGAACCAGACCTTCCTGCTCTCCGGCACCGGCGACGTGATTGACCCGGACGAGGGCATCTGCGCCATCGGCTCCGGCGGCAGCTACGCCCAGGCCGCAGCCCGCGCCCTGTACCAGAACACGGAACTGGACGCCCGCGAGATCGCCGAGAAAAGCATGAAGATCGCCGGTGACATCTGCATCTACACCAACCAGACATTCACGATTGAAGAGCTGAAGAGTGGCTCTTAG
- a CDS encoding bactofilin family protein, translating into MWKPNQPGNVPTSTPEPIRPSTPATGYEPAAVRTPASSTPAAAAGEQATIGKSLVVKGEVSGSESLFIDGKVEGAINLPGNRVTVGRNGQVAANISAREIVVLGKVRGNCQASDRVEIRSEGSLTGDVIAARISIEDGAFFKGGIDIRKPGQEGKGPAIVEKTEPVAAEA; encoded by the coding sequence ATGTGGAAACCGAACCAGCCCGGCAACGTGCCCACTTCAACCCCCGAACCAATTCGTCCGAGCACGCCAGCTACCGGCTATGAACCGGCAGCGGTACGGACACCTGCTTCTTCCACACCTGCTGCCGCTGCCGGCGAGCAGGCTACGATCGGCAAATCCCTCGTCGTCAAGGGCGAAGTCTCGGGCTCCGAGAGCTTGTTTATTGACGGCAAGGTCGAAGGCGCGATCAATCTGCCGGGGAACCGTGTCACGGTTGGCCGTAATGGTCAGGTGGCCGCCAATATCAGCGCGCGCGAGATTGTCGTGCTGGGCAAAGTACGCGGCAACTGCCAGGCCAGCGACCGCGTGGAAATCCGCAGCGAAGGCTCGCTGACGGGCGACGTGATCGCCGCCCGTATCAGCATTGAAGACGGAGCTTTCTTCAAGGGCGGTATCGACATCCGCAAGCCTGGGCAGGAAGGCAAAGGCCCCGCGATCGTCGAGAAGACCGAGCCTGTGGCAGCGGAAGCCTAA
- a CDS encoding bactofilin family protein, which yields MHRLMMFAVVLLLSCFSAGDAFADSREDHVGVGNHVVVGEDETADDIVCLFCDVTVHGRVTGDIVMAFGSLHVDEDKSIGGDVVAFGTPIKLKKKASVGGDLVTFGGSYEETAATVHGDRVISPSPLWILVPLAPFLFIGGLIWLLVHTIRNRTPMPPPYPGRYHRM from the coding sequence ATGCACCGTCTGATGATGTTTGCCGTCGTTTTGCTGCTTTCCTGCTTCTCCGCAGGGGATGCCTTTGCAGACAGCAGGGAGGACCATGTTGGCGTGGGCAACCACGTTGTAGTGGGCGAGGACGAGACGGCGGACGATATCGTCTGCCTGTTCTGCGACGTAACGGTGCATGGCCGCGTGACGGGCGATATCGTCATGGCCTTCGGCAGCCTGCATGTGGATGAAGACAAATCAATTGGCGGCGATGTCGTCGCCTTCGGAACGCCTATCAAGCTGAAGAAGAAAGCCAGCGTGGGCGGCGACCTGGTGACCTTTGGCGGAAGCTACGAGGAGACGGCGGCCACCGTGCATGGCGACCGCGTGATCTCCCCCAGCCCGTTGTGGATCCTGGTGCCCCTGGCTCCGTTTCTTTTCATTGGCGGGTTGATCTGGCTGCTGGTGCACACCATTCGCAACCGAACCCCGATGCCGCCGCCCTATCCTGGCCGCTATCATAGGATGTAG
- a CDS encoding tetratricopeptide repeat protein, producing the protein MARVPVCVPHRLAIACVFVLGTALLSGRVCAAQAPSAADTSATYRKLITESERRDEPPAKRGYLWAMLASSYHDKGNVAEAFRAYDRALPLLAKDADARSNYATALDNLGSLYLETGRIPEAETTRTRALHLREELGNAIDLARSHEHLAEIHLARHHYPQAEAEARAAHDIFLTSPEPERYDAAGNSHPGNTLLSSLVTLVFAECAQSKWDACHQSAVDADKLVQQDFAPDSLERAHTEMALGFAQWKTGDPSAAEKSLQSGMAIMKARLGETSPIVLDSMYEYRDFLASQHRKPELRQLDQSIRVAVARQQSGICNNCQVSAFALR; encoded by the coding sequence ATGGCTCGCGTACCTGTTTGCGTCCCACACCGTCTGGCAATCGCCTGTGTCTTCGTACTTGGCACCGCACTTCTCTCTGGGCGCGTTTGCGCCGCACAAGCCCCGTCTGCAGCAGATACCTCAGCCACCTATCGCAAACTCATTACCGAATCAGAGCGAAGAGACGAGCCCCCTGCAAAGCGCGGCTACCTGTGGGCCATGCTCGCATCCTCGTATCACGACAAGGGCAACGTAGCAGAAGCCTTCCGTGCCTACGACCGGGCCCTTCCTCTTCTCGCCAAGGATGCGGACGCCCGTTCCAACTATGCCACCGCGCTCGATAATCTTGGGAGCCTCTACCTGGAGACCGGTCGCATTCCGGAGGCGGAAACTACCCGCACCCGCGCGCTTCATCTCCGCGAAGAGCTGGGAAACGCTATCGACCTGGCCCGCAGCCATGAACACCTGGCCGAGATTCATCTCGCCCGCCATCACTATCCCCAGGCCGAAGCCGAGGCCAGGGCCGCACACGACATCTTCCTCACATCGCCCGAGCCCGAACGCTACGACGCTGCCGGAAATTCCCATCCCGGCAACACGCTTCTCTCCTCACTAGTCACACTCGTCTTCGCCGAGTGCGCACAGTCCAAGTGGGATGCATGCCACCAGTCCGCGGTGGATGCCGACAAGCTGGTGCAGCAGGACTTTGCGCCCGACTCCCTGGAGAGAGCCCACACTGAGATGGCGCTCGGCTTCGCGCAATGGAAGACCGGTGACCCATCGGCGGCCGAGAAGAGCCTGCAAAGCGGCATGGCCATCATGAAAGCACGGCTGGGCGAAACCAGTCCCATCGTCCTTGATTCCATGTATGAATACCGCGACTTCCTCGCATCCCAGCACCGCAAGCCAGAGCTTCGCCAACTGGATCAAAGCATCCGCGTCGCCGTTGCACGCCAACAGAGTGGCATCTGCAACAACTGCCAGGTAAGCGCCTTCGCCCTGCG
- a CDS encoding MBL fold metallo-hydrolase, producing MHRLLALLLLAAALPSIAQNRITILNDAFSKRADLEQDWGYSALIEFEGKRILFDTGDNIALFKRNVERLHVDLSHLDMVILSHAHGDHTSGLRYVLSLNPNVPLFVPDDPYFTGSTLPPGFLTTDAQPDLPKEMRYFGGGNRPAGGKGWTAWTDTKMTAISGNTDIAPHIHLISQVSEKPAFKGLREISLVLDTPNGPVVIVGCSHPGIENIMASANLTQPVAMLFGGLHLLQDSPEQIHATLTTLAETYHVRTMAIGHCSGELAFKQIQQRWAGHFAYAGLGETVRF from the coding sequence ATGCATCGACTTCTGGCACTTCTTCTTCTGGCGGCAGCACTTCCCTCCATCGCGCAGAACCGCATCACTATCCTGAACGACGCCTTCAGCAAACGGGCCGACCTGGAACAGGACTGGGGCTACTCTGCCCTGATTGAGTTCGAAGGCAAGCGCATCCTCTTCGACACGGGCGACAACATTGCCCTGTTCAAGCGCAATGTCGAACGCCTGCACGTCGATCTCTCACACCTGGATATGGTCATCCTGTCGCACGCGCACGGCGACCATACCTCCGGCCTGCGCTACGTGCTCTCGCTCAACCCGAACGTGCCCCTTTTCGTGCCAGACGACCCTTACTTCACCGGCAGCACGCTGCCCCCGGGATTTCTGACGACCGACGCGCAGCCCGACCTGCCGAAAGAGATGCGCTACTTTGGCGGCGGCAATCGTCCCGCGGGTGGCAAGGGATGGACGGCGTGGACCGACACAAAGATGACCGCCATCAGCGGCAACACGGATATTGCACCGCATATTCACCTGATCTCGCAGGTCTCGGAGAAGCCGGCCTTTAAGGGATTGCGCGAAATTTCGCTGGTGCTCGACACACCGAACGGCCCGGTCGTGATCGTCGGCTGCTCACACCCTGGCATTGAGAACATCATGGCATCCGCGAACCTTACGCAGCCGGTCGCCATGCTCTTTGGCGGTTTGCACCTGCTGCAGGATTCCCCGGAGCAGATTCATGCCACGCTGACCACGCTGGCAGAGACCTACCATGTCCGCACCATGGCCATTGGCCACTGCAGCGGAGAGCTTGCCTTCAAACAGATACAGCAGAGATGGGCCGGACACTTCGCGTACGCCGGACTGGGCGAAACCGTCCGTTTCTAG